Proteins found in one Triticum urartu cultivar G1812 chromosome 4, Tu2.1, whole genome shotgun sequence genomic segment:
- the LOC125550749 gene encoding MLO-like protein 4 isoform X2 — protein sequence MVEEGRSLAETPTWSVATVTTFMVAACFLIERSLSRLAKWLQKTKRKAMLAALEKIREELMLLGVISLLLSQTARWISEICVPSTLFTSKFYMCTEKDFADLDQHGDGSANDTHIARILVGGQSMHVCDEGHEPFVSYEGLEQLHRFLFILGFTHVLYSFVTVVLSMIKIYSWRKWETQACTLSREQLQPRRKVMRRQSTFVFHHASHPWSKSKILLWMLCFLRQFKGSIKKSDYMALRLGFITYHKLPHSYDFHKYMVRSMEDDYNGSVGISWPLWAYAIICIFVNVHGLNIYFWLSFAPVILVLLVGTELQHVIAQLALEVVEATATNVGTQLKLRDDLFWFGKPRVLWWLIQFISFQNAFEMATFLWSLWELSANSCFMKNQYMVVIRLASGLLVQIWCSYSTLPLNVIISQMGSKFKKALVSESVRDSLHSWCKRIKDRRHNPLFMRNGTLTSRSVCSLDTTIYETDHETNTVCTLSRTVSASSLDEALTVVTVDDEEISHI from the exons ATGGTGGAGGAGGGGAGGTCGCTGGCGGAGACGCCGACCTGGTCGGTGGCCACGGTCACCACGTTCATGGTCGCCGCATGCTTCCTCATCGAGCGCTCGCTCTCACGCCTCGCCAAG TGGCTGCAGAAGACGAAGCGGAAGGCCATGCTCGCCGCACTCGAGAAGATCCGCGAAG AACTGATGCTGCTTGGCGTGATATCACTGCTGCTGAGCCAGACGGCCAGGTGGATATCGGAGATCTGCGTGCCATCGACACTCTTCACCAGCAAATTCTACATGTGCACAGAGAAGGATTTCGCCGATCTGGACCAACATGGGGACGGCTCCGCTAACGACACCCACATTGCTAGAATCCTAGTTGGCGGCCAGTCGATGCATGTTTGTGATGAG GGTCATGAACCTTTTGTTTCATATGAGGGTCTTGAGCAGTTGCATCGGTTTCTGTTTATTCTTGGTTTTACTCATGTGCTTTACAGTTTCGTGACAGTGGTTCTGTCGATGATTAAG ATATATAGCTGGAGGAAGTGGGAAACTCAAGCATGTACACTCTCAAGGGAGCAGTTGCAAC CTAGGAGAAAGGTTATGCGAAGGCAATCTACCTTTGTTTTTCATCATGCATCTCACCCATGGAGCAAAAGTAAAATACTTCTTTGGATG CTGTGCTTTCTGCGCCAATTTAAGGGTTCTATTAAGAAATCAGATTACATGGCATTAAGGTTGGGCTTTATCACG TATCATAAGTTGCCGCATTCGTACGACTTCCACAAATACATGGTACGGAGCATGGAAGATGATTACAATGGAAGTGTTGGTATCAG TTGGCCACTTTGGGCTTATGCAATAATATGCATCTTTGTCAATGTTCATG GTCTTAATATATATTTCTGGCTATCATTTGCCCCTGTCATT CTTGTCCTGCTTGTGGGCACTGAGCTGCAGCATGTTATCGCTCAGTTGGCACTGGAGGTTGTTGAGGCAACAGCCACAAATGTCGGAACACAACTGAAACTGCGTGATGATCTCTTCTGGTTTGGAAAACCTCGGGTTCTGTGGTGGCTTATACAGTTCATCTCGTTTCAG AATGCCTTTGAGATGGCGACATTCTTATGGTCTCTG TGGGAACTGAGTGCAAATTCTTGCTTCATGAAGAACCAGTACATGGTTGTTATTCGTTTGGCTTCTGG GCTGCTTGTTCAAATTTGGTGCAGCTACAGTACGCTGCCTCTTAACGTGATTATCTCCCAG ATGGGTTCCAAGTTCAAGAAGGCACTGGTCTCCGAGAGCGTGAGGGACTCCCTCCACAGCTGGTGCAAGAGGATCAAAGACAGGAGGCACAACCCGCTCTTCATGCGGAACGGGACACTCACGTCGAGGTCGGTCTGCTCCCTCGACACGACCATCTACGAGACCGACCACGAGACCAACACGGTGTGCACGCTGTCGAGGACTGTGTCGGCGTCGTCCCTGGACGAGGCGCTGACTGTGGTCACTGTCGACGACGAGGAGATCTCTCACATCTAG
- the LOC125550749 gene encoding MLO-like protein 4 isoform X1 has product MVEEGRSLAETPTWSVATVTTFMVAACFLIERSLSRLAKWLQKTKRKAMLAALEKIREELMLLGVISLLLSQTARWISEICVPSTLFTSKFYMCTEKDFADLDQHGDGSANDTHIARILVGGQSMHVCDEGHEPFVSYEGLEQLHRFLFILGFTHVLYSFVTVVLSMIKIYSWRKWETQACTLSREQLQRKLGERLCEGNLPLFFIMHLTHGAKVKYFFGCNQMLQLCFLRQFKGSIKKSDYMALRLGFITYHKLPHSYDFHKYMVRSMEDDYNGSVGISWPLWAYAIICIFVNVHGLNIYFWLSFAPVILVLLVGTELQHVIAQLALEVVEATATNVGTQLKLRDDLFWFGKPRVLWWLIQFISFQNAFEMATFLWSLWELSANSCFMKNQYMVVIRLASGLLVQIWCSYSTLPLNVIISQMGSKFKKALVSESVRDSLHSWCKRIKDRRHNPLFMRNGTLTSRSVCSLDTTIYETDHETNTVCTLSRTVSASSLDEALTVVTVDDEEISHI; this is encoded by the exons ATGGTGGAGGAGGGGAGGTCGCTGGCGGAGACGCCGACCTGGTCGGTGGCCACGGTCACCACGTTCATGGTCGCCGCATGCTTCCTCATCGAGCGCTCGCTCTCACGCCTCGCCAAG TGGCTGCAGAAGACGAAGCGGAAGGCCATGCTCGCCGCACTCGAGAAGATCCGCGAAG AACTGATGCTGCTTGGCGTGATATCACTGCTGCTGAGCCAGACGGCCAGGTGGATATCGGAGATCTGCGTGCCATCGACACTCTTCACCAGCAAATTCTACATGTGCACAGAGAAGGATTTCGCCGATCTGGACCAACATGGGGACGGCTCCGCTAACGACACCCACATTGCTAGAATCCTAGTTGGCGGCCAGTCGATGCATGTTTGTGATGAG GGTCATGAACCTTTTGTTTCATATGAGGGTCTTGAGCAGTTGCATCGGTTTCTGTTTATTCTTGGTTTTACTCATGTGCTTTACAGTTTCGTGACAGTGGTTCTGTCGATGATTAAG ATATATAGCTGGAGGAAGTGGGAAACTCAAGCATGTACACTCTCAAGGGAGCAGTTGCAACGTAAG CTAGGAGAAAGGTTATGCGAAGGCAATCTACCTTTGTTTTTCATCATGCATCTCACCCATGGAGCAAAAGTAAAATACTTCTTTGGATG TAACCAAATGTTGCAGCTGTGCTTTCTGCGCCAATTTAAGGGTTCTATTAAGAAATCAGATTACATGGCATTAAGGTTGGGCTTTATCACG TATCATAAGTTGCCGCATTCGTACGACTTCCACAAATACATGGTACGGAGCATGGAAGATGATTACAATGGAAGTGTTGGTATCAG TTGGCCACTTTGGGCTTATGCAATAATATGCATCTTTGTCAATGTTCATG GTCTTAATATATATTTCTGGCTATCATTTGCCCCTGTCATT CTTGTCCTGCTTGTGGGCACTGAGCTGCAGCATGTTATCGCTCAGTTGGCACTGGAGGTTGTTGAGGCAACAGCCACAAATGTCGGAACACAACTGAAACTGCGTGATGATCTCTTCTGGTTTGGAAAACCTCGGGTTCTGTGGTGGCTTATACAGTTCATCTCGTTTCAG AATGCCTTTGAGATGGCGACATTCTTATGGTCTCTG TGGGAACTGAGTGCAAATTCTTGCTTCATGAAGAACCAGTACATGGTTGTTATTCGTTTGGCTTCTGG GCTGCTTGTTCAAATTTGGTGCAGCTACAGTACGCTGCCTCTTAACGTGATTATCTCCCAG ATGGGTTCCAAGTTCAAGAAGGCACTGGTCTCCGAGAGCGTGAGGGACTCCCTCCACAGCTGGTGCAAGAGGATCAAAGACAGGAGGCACAACCCGCTCTTCATGCGGAACGGGACACTCACGTCGAGGTCGGTCTGCTCCCTCGACACGACCATCTACGAGACCGACCACGAGACCAACACGGTGTGCACGCTGTCGAGGACTGTGTCGGCGTCGTCCCTGGACGAGGCGCTGACTGTGGTCACTGTCGACGACGAGGAGATCTCTCACATCTAG